The following are from one region of the Macrobrachium nipponense isolate FS-2020 chromosome 21, ASM1510439v2, whole genome shotgun sequence genome:
- the LOC135198174 gene encoding LOW QUALITY PROTEIN: trithorax group protein osa-like (The sequence of the model RefSeq protein was modified relative to this genomic sequence to represent the inferred CDS: inserted 1 base in 1 codon), whose translation MGYKLVLLACLAAISWGQDATEAPLDDLETTPSTNTSTTTSVPILRQINKVNDDGTYTYGFEAADGTFKIETRDNEGNVKGKYGFIDEFGELKIVEYTAGNGTGFEADSDLLPQSVTPLPVPAIPQELPRIPSLPPRPRFPQRTPTQFGAPQFTQQQFASSQPEPQFSPRPRPFGRSNPQHSPRPQPQPQLISQPETETPPSRFNSARPRPEPQLPRPASSGRPQPPVFSPGPQTSVHQPFPHQSQFPGQQFPPQPQFNPQQFPHQPQFPPQQFPQQPQFTQQQFPQQSPFFNQQFPQQQPLPQRPQRPVNIALDGFSEDRNQDGFVDGSPEEAAKGNPINPIVPHGTSLLPAGTXPLPKPSVQNHPVQPQTQQPFLPQQPQSPFAPQQPQSPFAPQQPQSLFIQQQQPQNPFFSNQIPQGFNRFATPQPQLFPSQTQLPQLTPQQIQQIRQQQLLLAAQQGQFPQGQFPQGQFPQQQFPQQQFPQQQFPQQQFPQQQFPQQQFGQQSFIPQHFSDPRFAAQQFEGQQLPALFGGQPSVPQQFTPRLRPQQPVRGLRSRPASPPRTLPASSTPVQTKKPATSTVEP comes from the exons ATGGGATACAAACTC GTGTTACTGGCGTGCCTAGCGGCAATTTCATGGGGTCAAGATGCAACTGAAGCACCACTTGATGATTTGGAGACAACTCCAAGCACAAACACCTCAACGACCACTTCTGTCCCTATTCTGAGGCAAATCAACAAAGTCAATGACGATGGTACTTACACTTACGGATTTGAAGCGGCTGATGGCACCTTCAAGATTGAAACCAGGGATAATGAAGGAAATGTCAAGGGTAAATACGGCTTCATCGATGAGTTTGGAGAGCTGAAGATTGTAGAATATACTGCTGGTAATGGTACTGGCTTTGAGGCAGATTCAGATCTCTTGCCGCAGTCTGTAACTCCTCTTCCTGTTCCTGCAATCCCTCAAGAACTTCCCAGAATTCCATCTCTTCCTCCGAGGCCTCGTTTCCCTCAAAGAACTCCCACTCAGTTTGGTGCTCCTCAGTTCACACAACAACAATTTGCCTCGTCACAACCCGAACCTCAGTTTTCTCCTCGACCTCGACCATTCGGACGCTCGAATCCCCAGCATTCCCCTCGACCTCAGCCCCAGCCTCAGCTCATTTCACAACCAGAAACTGAGACGCCACCATCTAGGTTCAACAGCGCTCGTCCTCGTCCTGAGCCACAGTTACCTCGCCCTGCTTCCTCTGGGCGGCCACAGCCACCAGTATTTTCGCCTGGACCACAAACTTCCGTTCATCAACCCTTCCCTCATCAATCCCAGTTCCCAGGTCAACAGTTCCCTCCACAACCACAGTTTAATCCCCAGCAATTTCCCCACCAACCACAATTTCCTCCACAACAATTTCCTCAACAGCCACAGTTTACACAACAACAATTTCCTCAACAATCCCCATTCTTCAATCAACAATTCCCACAACAGCAACCTCTTCCTCAGCGACCACAGCGTCCAGTCAATATTGCTTTAGATGGTTTTTCTGAAGACAGGAACCAGGATGGTTTTGTTGATGGATCACCAGAGGAAGCTGCTAAAGGGAATCCTATAAATCCTATTGTACCTCACGGTACATCCCTCTTGCCAGCAGGAA CTCCTCTCCCTAAACCTTCTGTGCAAAATCATCCAGTTCAACCACAAACTCAGCAACCATTCTTACCACAACAACCACAGTCACCATTTGCACCACAACAACCACAGTCACCATTTGCACCACAACAACCACAGTCACTGtttatacaacaacaacaaccacagaaTCCCTTCTTCTCAAACCAGATTCCACAAGGCTTTAATAGATTTGCAACTCCTCAACCTCAGTTGTTCCCTAGCCAGACGCAGTTGCCTCAGCTGACTCCTCAGCAGATCCAGCAAATTCGTCAGCAACAGCTGCTGCTTGCTGCCCAACAGGGACAGTTCCCTCAGGGGCAGTTCCCTCAGGGACAGTTCCCTCAGCAACAGTTTCCTCAGCAACAGTTTCCTCAGCAACAGTTTCCTCAGCAACAGTTCCCCCAACAACAGTTTCCCCAACAGCAGTTTGGTCAGCAGTCCTTTATCCCTCAACACTTTTCAGACCCAAGATTTGCTGCCCAGCAATTTGAAGGGCAGCAGTTGCCTGCTTTGTTCGGTGGTCAGCCATCTGTGCCCCAGCAGTTCACACCTCGTCTCCGACCTCAGCAGCCAGTGAGGGGATTGAGGTCAAGGCCTGCCTCCCCACCAAGAACTCTGCCAGCTTCATCGACACCTGTGCAGACCAAAAAACCTGCAACTAGTACCGTTGAGCCATAA